From the genome of Fusobacterium varium, one region includes:
- the mreB_2 gene encoding Rod shape-determining protein MreB yields the protein MRLFPSFRLNRSIGIDLGTANTLVYSKKHKKIVLNEPSVVAVERESRKVLAVGNEAKEMLGKTPDTIVAVKPLSEGVIADYDITEAMIKYFIKKVFGSYNFIMPEIMICVPIDVTGVEKRAVLEAAISAGAKRAYLIEEARAAALGSGLDISVPEGNMIIDIGGGSTDVAVISLGGTVVSKTIRTAGNNFDNDIIKYVKKTHNLLIGDKTAEEIKIRIGTALPLEEEEKMTIKGRDLIIGLPKTVEITSEEVREAINDSLMEVVDCVKYVLERTPPELAADIVDKGIVMAGGGSLIRNFPEMIAKFTNLNVRLAENPLESVVKGAGLALDQLNILRKIEKAER from the coding sequence ATGAGATTATTCCCAAGTTTTAGATTAAACAGAAGTATAGGAATAGATTTAGGAACAGCAAATACACTGGTTTACAGTAAAAAACATAAAAAAATAGTTTTAAATGAACCATCAGTAGTAGCAGTAGAAAGAGAAAGTAGAAAAGTATTGGCAGTAGGAAATGAAGCTAAAGAAATGCTTGGAAAAACTCCAGATACCATTGTAGCTGTAAAACCTCTTAGTGAAGGAGTTATAGCTGACTATGATATAACAGAAGCTATGATAAAATACTTTATAAAAAAAGTTTTTGGATCATACAATTTTATTATGCCTGAAATTATGATATGTGTTCCTATTGATGTAACTGGAGTAGAAAAAAGAGCTGTACTAGAAGCTGCAATATCTGCTGGAGCAAAGAGAGCATATTTGATAGAAGAGGCAAGAGCTGCTGCTCTTGGATCAGGACTTGATATATCTGTACCTGAAGGAAATATGATAATAGATATCGGTGGAGGATCAACTGATGTGGCTGTTATTTCTTTGGGTGGAACAGTAGTAAGTAAAACTATAAGAACAGCTGGAAATAATTTTGATAATGATATCATCAAATATGTAAAGAAAACTCACAATCTTCTTATAGGAGATAAGACAGCAGAAGAGATAAAAATAAGAATAGGAACTGCTTTACCTTTGGAAGAGGAAGAAAAAATGACTATTAAAGGTAGAGATTTGATTATTGGACTTCCTAAAACAGTGGAAATAACTTCTGAAGAAGTAAGAGAAGCTATAAATGATTCCCTTATGGAAGTTGTAGATTGTGTAAAATATGTTCTTGAAAGAACGCCACCTGAACTTGCAGCTGATATTGTAGATAAAGGAATAGTAATGGCTGGAGGAGGGTCTCTTATCAGAAACTTCCCAGAGATGATAGCTAAATTTACCAACCTTAATGTAAGACTTGCTGAAAATCCTCTTGAAAGTGTGGTAAAAGGTGCTGGATTGGCTCTTGATCAGCTTAATATCCTTAGAAAAATAGAGAAGGCTGAAAGATAA
- the rplD gene encoding 50S ribosomal protein L4, with protein sequence MAVLNIYDLTGTQTGTVEVKDTVFGIEPNQAVLHEVLTAELAAARQGTAATKTRAMVRGGGRKPFKQKGTGRARQGTIRAPHMVGGGVTFGPHPRSYEKKVNKKVRNLALRSALSAKVANGDILVLDGTIDTPKTKTIIALTNAINATTKQLFVVNDLAEQADYNLYLSVRNLENAVVLQPNEIGVYWLLKQEKVILTKEALTTIEEVLG encoded by the coding sequence ATGGCAGTTTTAAACATATATGACTTGACAGGAACTCAAACTGGAACTGTTGAAGTTAAAGATACAGTGTTTGGGATTGAACCTAATCAAGCAGTACTTCATGAAGTATTGACTGCAGAATTAGCAGCTGCTAGACAAGGAACTGCAGCTACTAAGACTAGAGCAATGGTTAGAGGAGGGGGAAGAAAACCTTTCAAACAAAAAGGAACTGGTAGAGCAAGACAAGGTACTATCAGAGCTCCACATATGGTAGGAGGAGGAGTTACATTTGGTCCTCACCCAAGATCATATGAGAAAAAAGTTAACAAAAAAGTTAGAAACCTAGCTCTAAGATCAGCTTTATCAGCTAAAGTAGCTAATGGAGATATCCTTGTACTTGATGGTACAATTGATACACCAAAAACAAAAACAATAATAGCTTTAACAAATGCAATAAATGCAACTACAAAGCAATTATTCGTAGTAAATGATCTTGCTGAACAAGCAGATTACAACTTATACTTATCAGTAAGAAACCTTGAAAATGCAGTTGTATTACAACCAAATGAAATTGGTGTATACTGGCTTCTAAAACAAGAAAAAGTAATTCTTACTAAAGAGGCACTAACTACAATAGAGGAGGTGCTTGGATAA
- the rplC gene encoding 50S ribosomal protein L3, whose amino-acid sequence MSGILAKKIGMTQIFEDGKFIPVTVVEAGPNYVLQKKTVENDGYTALQLGFDEKKEKNTTKPIMGIFKKAGVNPQRFVKELRVDSVEGFELGQEIKADVLAEVEYVDITGTSKGKGTAGVMKRHNFGGNRASHGVSRNHRLGGSIGMSSWPGKVLKGKRMAGQYGNATVTVQNLKVVKVDVENNLLLIKGAVPGSKNSYIVVKPAVKK is encoded by the coding sequence ATGTCAGGAATTTTAGCAAAGAAAATTGGAATGACTCAAATATTTGAGGATGGAAAATTCATTCCAGTAACAGTTGTTGAAGCTGGTCCTAACTATGTTCTTCAAAAGAAGACTGTAGAAAATGATGGATATACAGCTCTACAATTAGGATTTGATGAGAAAAAGGAAAAAAACACTACTAAACCAATTATGGGAATCTTCAAAAAAGCAGGAGTTAACCCTCAAAGATTCGTAAAAGAATTAAGAGTAGATTCTGTAGAAGGTTTTGAACTTGGTCAAGAAATCAAAGCTGATGTCTTAGCTGAAGTAGAGTATGTAGATATTACTGGTACTTCAAAAGGTAAAGGTACAGCAGGGGTTATGAAAAGACATAACTTCGGTGGAAACAGAGCATCTCACGGGGTTTCTAGAAACCACAGACTTGGAGGTTCTATCGGAATGTCATCATGGCCAGGGAAAGTTCTTAAAGGTAAAAGAATGGCTGGACAATACGGGAATGCAACTGTAACTGTTCAAAACTTAAAAGTAGTGAAAGTAGATGTTGAAAACAATCTACTATTGATCAAAGGTGCAGTACCTGGATCAAAAAACAGTTATATAGTAGTTAAACCAGCAGTAAAAAAATAA
- the dnaX_2 gene encoding DNA polymerase III subunit tau, with amino-acid sequence MIKDIVSNEEIKTFFRNELKAAKKSGTYLFYGSDTDQLMEFALYFAKGLCCETMEDDFCDTCSVCKKIDKLIYSDLEVLDDPNGIKVDAVRELAYKSSSSSYEGGKRIFILKDIHKMKKEAGNSLLKLIEEPNEGSFFILLSSSLNILPTIKSRSILVKIKKRNAEELDVDDFTYTFYMGNSEDINGFKNSNINLNESEFYGNIGNFLKKYTETKELEYKTGIYKCIRDFIKGRYYISPQEKIFFVEEILRGTSDKEIYRKIIEYTIYVLGDMQGLEKRLILKGMLRYPINMKLVLLELFLKV; translated from the coding sequence ATGATAAAAGATATCGTTTCTAATGAAGAGATTAAGACTTTTTTTAGGAATGAATTAAAAGCTGCTAAAAAATCAGGAACTTATCTTTTTTATGGAAGTGACACAGATCAGCTTATGGAATTTGCTCTTTATTTTGCCAAAGGATTATGCTGTGAAACTATGGAAGATGATTTTTGTGATACTTGCAGTGTGTGCAAAAAGATAGATAAACTTATCTATAGTGATTTAGAAGTATTAGATGACCCTAATGGGATAAAAGTAGATGCTGTTAGAGAACTTGCATATAAATCTTCATCTAGCTCATATGAAGGTGGAAAAAGAATATTCATATTAAAAGATATTCATAAGATGAAAAAAGAAGCAGGGAATTCTCTTTTAAAACTTATAGAAGAGCCCAATGAAGGAAGTTTTTTTATTCTTTTAAGTAGTAGCTTAAATATACTTCCTACAATAAAATCAAGAAGTATACTAGTAAAAATAAAAAAGAGAAATGCTGAAGAATTAGATGTAGATGATTTTACTTATACATTCTATATGGGAAATAGTGAAGATATAAATGGATTTAAAAATTCAAATATTAATTTGAATGAATCTGAATTTTATGGAAATATAGGGAATTTTCTCAAAAAATATACCGAAACTAAAGAATTGGAATATAAAACAGGGATATACAAATGTATCAGAGATTTTATTAAAGGAAGATATTATATTTCTCCTCAGGAAAAGATATTCTTTGTTGAGGAAATACTGAGGGGAACTTCAGACAAAGAAATATATAGAAAAATTATAGAGTACACAATTTATGTATTAGGAGATATGCAGGGTCTGGAAAAAAGACTTATTTTGAAAGGAATGCTTAGATATCCTATTAATATGAAGCTTGTGCTTTTAGAATTGTTTTTAAAAGTATAA
- a CDS encoding serine/threonine protein kinase, producing MLDKNIDEVKNKVISLLKKKYRNSEIKKEKLILLNKGKFANATVFRYCDEKIDLTIKDFSGSPWLIKNIFGRFAVNVEGKTLKKLEGNMSVTKQVKFLSPYTLSFAYIKGKSLKQCDNIKKDFFITLERNVRDMHEKEIVHLDLRNLGNIIMGENGYPYIIDFQSCISTKYVPKKLKKILKKVDISGVYKCWENRCSEPLDEKRRKFLDSFKEIRKLWVLKGYPLLRMVKKIKGKISLKKHFEAIA from the coding sequence ATGTTGGATAAAAATATAGACGAAGTAAAAAATAAAGTAATAAGTCTTTTAAAGAAAAAATATAGGAATTCAGAGATAAAGAAAGAAAAACTTATTTTACTGAATAAAGGGAAATTTGCAAATGCTACAGTATTTAGATATTGTGATGAAAAAATTGATCTCACTATAAAAGATTTTTCAGGTTCCCCATGGTTAATAAAAAATATTTTTGGAAGATTTGCTGTTAATGTTGAAGGAAAAACTTTAAAAAAGCTTGAAGGAAATATGTCAGTAACTAAACAAGTGAAATTTCTTTCACCATATACTTTGTCTTTTGCCTATATAAAAGGAAAATCTTTAAAACAATGTGACAATATTAAAAAGGACTTTTTTATTACTCTGGAAAGAAATGTGAGAGATATGCATGAAAAAGAGATAGTGCATCTTGATCTTAGAAATTTGGGAAATATAATAATGGGAGAAAATGGATATCCTTACATAATAGATTTTCAATCATGTATATCTACAAAGTATGTGCCTAAAAAATTAAAAAAGATTTTAAAAAAAGTGGATATATCAGGGGTATATAAATGCTGGGAAAATAGATGTTCAGAACCACTTGATGAAAAAAGAAGAAAATTTCTTGATAGCTTTAAAGAAATAAGAAAATTATGGGTATTAAAAGGATATCCTCTATTAAGAATGGTCAAAAAAATTAAAGGCAAAATTTCTCTAAAAAAACATTTTGAAGCAATAGCTTAA
- a CDS encoding LPPG:FO 2-phospho-L-lactate transferase → MDKKPKVVVIGGGSGISVVLRGLKYLPIDLTAIVTVADDGGSSGLLRKEFDVPAPGDLRNVMVALSDVEPLIEEVFQYRFKKDSFLEGHPLGNLLIIAMKELTGDIRSAVDNLRKLFNIKGRILPATSEKVILMAEKENGKIIEGESNIPVVGEKIRRIFYKESVEAPEENLKALEEADLIIFGIGSLYTSIIPNLLLDGIKDSLKKCRGKRVYICNAMQQPGETEGYTVSDHINAINKNVEEGIIDEVIVDSREIPKEILQKYRMMNSDRVMLDREKLEECRIKIIDRDILEIDSKGLVRHHPYKLAATIYSLIENWEEFYV, encoded by the coding sequence ATGGATAAAAAACCCAAAGTTGTTGTGATAGGTGGAGGAAGTGGAATTTCAGTTGTGTTGAGAGGATTGAAGTATCTTCCAATAGATTTGACAGCGATAGTGACTGTGGCAGATGATGGTGGAAGCAGTGGGCTTTTAAGAAAAGAATTTGATGTTCCTGCTCCTGGAGATCTTAGAAATGTAATGGTAGCATTAAGTGATGTAGAGCCTCTAATAGAAGAGGTTTTTCAATATAGATTTAAAAAAGATAGTTTTTTAGAGGGGCATCCGTTAGGCAATCTTCTAATAATAGCAATGAAAGAATTGACTGGGGATATAAGGAGTGCAGTAGATAATCTTAGAAAATTATTCAATATAAAAGGGAGAATACTTCCAGCAACAAGCGAAAAAGTTATTCTTATGGCTGAGAAGGAAAATGGAAAAATAATAGAGGGAGAATCAAATATTCCTGTAGTAGGAGAAAAGATAAGGAGAATATTCTATAAAGAGTCAGTGGAGGCACCAGAAGAAAATCTTAAAGCTTTAGAGGAAGCTGATCTTATAATATTTGGAATAGGAAGTCTTTATACTAGCATAATACCTAATTTACTTTTAGATGGAATAAAAGATAGTTTGAAAAAATGCAGAGGGAAAAGAGTATATATATGCAATGCAATGCAGCAGCCAGGAGAAACAGAAGGATATACAGTATCAGATCATATAAATGCAATAAATAAAAATGTTGAAGAAGGGATAATTGATGAAGTTATTGTAGATTCTAGAGAAATTCCAAAGGAAATTCTTCAAAAATACAGAATGATGAATAGTGACAGAGTAATGTTAGACAGAGAAAAACTGGAGGAATGCAGAATAAAAATTATAGATAGAGATATTCTAGAAATAGATTCAAAAGGATTGGTAAGGCATCATCCTTATAAACTTGCAGCAACTATTTATTCTCTAATTGAAAATTGGGAGGAATTTTATGTATAA
- the pflA_1 gene encoding Pyruvate formate-lyase 1-activating enzyme, whose amino-acid sequence MYKHVFGPVPSRRLGISLGVDLVKPKSCNMNCVFCECGATPKLADKREHFKDIKEVESEIKSVLKDVKPDYITFSGSGEPTLSKDLGEIINWIKDNTDANVCLITNSLLLNDDEVINEVLRADLIIPTLNSVDDEIFHKINRPSKDIHISMVMSGLQKLSAVYNGKIYLETFIIEGLNDGEEHIKKMAEFLKTIKFTKIQLNSLARKGAERWVKPASIKVLNSVKKIFIENGINNVEIVKELSERKEKIEMEEDLIENMKSIREYSEEEMKKIFKIKNTEKH is encoded by the coding sequence ATGTATAAACATGTTTTTGGACCAGTTCCATCTAGGAGATTAGGAATCTCTTTGGGTGTAGATTTAGTAAAACCTAAAAGCTGTAATATGAACTGTGTATTTTGTGAGTGTGGAGCAACTCCAAAACTAGCAGACAAAAGAGAGCATTTTAAAGATATAAAAGAAGTTGAAAGCGAAATAAAATCAGTATTAAAAGATGTAAAACCAGATTATATAACATTTTCAGGAAGTGGTGAACCTACTCTTAGTAAAGATTTAGGAGAAATTATCAACTGGATAAAAGATAATACAGATGCAAATGTATGTCTGATAACTAATAGTCTTCTTTTAAATGATGATGAAGTTATAAATGAAGTATTAAGGGCAGATCTTATAATACCTACATTGAATAGTGTAGATGATGAAATATTTCATAAAATAAACAGACCTTCAAAGGATATACATATATCTATGGTCATGTCTGGATTGCAAAAGCTGTCAGCTGTATATAATGGAAAAATTTATCTGGAAACTTTTATAATAGAAGGCTTGAATGATGGAGAAGAACATATAAAAAAAATGGCAGAATTTTTAAAAACTATAAAATTTACTAAAATACAACTTAATTCATTAGCTAGAAAAGGAGCAGAAAGATGGGTAAAGCCTGCTTCTATTAAAGTTTTGAATAGTGTGAAAAAAATATTTATAGAAAATGGAATTAATAATGTAGAAATAGTAAAAGAGCTTTCAGAAAGAAAAGAAAAAATTGAAATGGAAGAAGATTTAATAGAAAATATGAAATCAATAAGAGAATATAGTGAAGAGGAAATGAAAAAAATTTTTAAAATCAAAAATACTGAAAAGCATTGA
- the adrA_2 gene encoding Probable diguanylate cyclase AdrA: MANDYWGHSFGDKLLLKITEKLKKYFRSTDIIGRFGGDEFLVFLQDFYSIEWLKEKLNGLNEILTEDIEAEGKICRISVSIGAAVYPKMMASYEEMFEKADKELYIVKQKGRNGNSIYIYEEEY; encoded by the coding sequence TTGGCAAATGATTATTGGGGACACTCTTTTGGAGATAAATTACTTTTGAAAATAACTGAGAAACTAAAGAAATATTTTAGAAGTACAGATATTATTGGACGTTTTGGTGGTGATGAATTTTTAGTATTTCTTCAGGATTTCTATTCTATAGAATGGCTGAAGGAGAAATTGAATGGATTAAATGAAATTTTGACAGAAGACATAGAGGCAGAAGGGAAAATATGTAGAATCTCAGTAAGTATAGGAGCTGCTGTATATCCTAAAATGATGGCTTCATATGAAGAGATGTTTGAAAAGGCTGATAAAGAGCTCTATATTGTAAAACAAAAAGGAAGAAATGGAAATAGTATTTATATATATGAAGAAGAATATTAA
- the rpsJ gene encoding BS13: MASNKLRIYLKAYDHTLLDQSAKRIAEVAKKSGAEIAGPMPLPTKIKKYTVLRSVHVNKDSREQFEMRVHRRMVEINNSTQKTIASLTAVNLPAGVGIEIKQI; encoded by the coding sequence ATGGCTTCTAACAAATTAAGAATCTACTTAAAGGCTTATGACCACACTTTATTAGATCAATCAGCTAAAAGAATAGCAGAGGTTGCTAAAAAGTCTGGAGCAGAGATTGCAGGACCTATGCCATTACCTACTAAAATTAAAAAGTACACTGTTTTAAGATCAGTGCATGTAAACAAGGATTCAAGAGAACAATTTGAAATGAGAGTACACAGAAGAATGGTAGAAATTAATAATTCTACACAAAAGACAATCGCTTCGTTAACAGCAGTTAACTTGCCAGCTGGTGTCGGGATAGAAATCAAACAAATCTAA
- the tufA_2 gene encoding Elongation factor Tu — MAKEKFERSKPHVNIGTIGHVDHGKTTTTAAISKVLSDLGLAKKVDFDKIDVAPEERERGITINTAHIEYETEKRHYAHVDCPGHADYVKNMITGAAQMDGAILVVSAADGPMPQTREHILLSRQVGVPYIVVYLNKADMVDDPELLELVEMEVRELLTEYGFPGDDIPVITGSSLGALNGEQKWVDQIMALMNAVDEYIPTPERAVDQPFLMPIEDVFTITGRGTVVTGRVERGIVKVGEELEIIGIKPTAKTTCTGVEMFRKLLDQGQAGDNIGALLRGTKKEDVERGQVLAKPGTILPHTGFRSEVYVLTKEEGGRHTPFFSGYRPQFYFRTTDITGAVTLPEGVEMVMPGDNIEMRVELIHPIAMETGLRFAIREGGRTVASGVVAEITK; from the coding sequence ATGGCTAAAGAGAAATTCGAAAGAAGCAAACCCCATGTAAACATTGGAACAATTGGACACGTTGACCACGGAAAAACAACTACAACAGCAGCTATTTCTAAAGTTTTATCAGATTTAGGACTAGCTAAAAAAGTTGATTTTGATAAAATTGACGTAGCTCCAGAAGAAAGAGAAAGAGGAATCACTATTAATACAGCTCATATTGAGTATGAAACAGAAAAAAGACACTATGCTCACGTTGACTGTCCAGGACATGCTGACTATGTAAAAAACATGATTACAGGAGCAGCGCAAATGGATGGAGCTATCCTAGTTGTATCAGCAGCAGATGGACCAATGCCTCAAACAAGAGAACACATCCTACTATCAAGACAGGTTGGAGTTCCTTATATCGTAGTATACTTAAATAAAGCAGATATGGTAGACGATCCAGAATTACTAGAACTAGTAGAAATGGAAGTAAGAGAATTATTAACTGAGTATGGATTCCCAGGAGATGATATTCCAGTAATAACAGGATCATCTTTAGGAGCACTAAATGGAGAGCAAAAATGGGTAGATCAAATAATGGCGCTAATGAACGCAGTAGATGAGTATATCCCAACTCCAGAAAGAGCAGTAGATCAACCATTCTTGATGCCGATAGAAGACGTGTTCACAATAACAGGAAGAGGAACAGTTGTAACAGGAAGAGTAGAAAGAGGAATAGTAAAAGTAGGAGAAGAATTAGAAATAATAGGAATCAAACCTACAGCAAAGACAACATGTACAGGAGTAGAAATGTTTAGAAAACTACTTGACCAAGGACAAGCAGGAGATAACATAGGAGCTCTATTAAGAGGAACAAAAAAAGAAGATGTAGAAAGAGGACAAGTACTAGCAAAACCAGGAACAATCCTACCACATACAGGATTCAGATCAGAGGTATATGTACTAACTAAAGAAGAGGGAGGAAGACATACACCATTCTTCTCAGGATATAGACCACAATTTTACTTCAGAACTACAGATATAACAGGAGCAGTAACATTACCAGAGGGAGTAGAAATGGTAATGCCAGGAGATAACATTGAAATGAGAGTAGAATTAATCCACCCAATAGCAATGGAAACAGGATTAAGATTCGCAATCAGAGAAGGTGGAAGAACAGTAGCTTCTGGTGTAGTTGCTGAAATTACTAAATAA
- the mrnCL gene encoding Mini-ribonuclease 3-like protein yields the protein MEHVDLKETSGVVLAYLGDAVWELCIRKYWISKGLNLQNLNKRVKECVNAKKQSVLYKEIVPLLEEKYQMLGNRAKNGNIKTFPKSCSVLEYKEATAFEALIAGFYVDGREDLIELAIKKCIEGEK from the coding sequence ATGGAGCATGTAGATTTGAAGGAAACAAGTGGGGTAGTACTGGCATACCTTGGAGATGCTGTCTGGGAGCTCTGTATAAGAAAGTATTGGATAAGTAAAGGACTGAATCTTCAGAATCTCAATAAAAGAGTTAAGGAGTGTGTCAATGCCAAGAAACAGAGTGTATTGTACAAGGAAATAGTTCCTCTTTTAGAGGAAAAATATCAAATGCTGGGAAATAGAGCAAAAAATGGGAATATAAAAACTTTTCCCAAATCATGCTCAGTTTTGGAGTATAAAGAGGCAACAGCTTTTGAAGCACTTATAGCTGGATTTTACGTTGATGGAAGAGAAGATTTAATTGAATTAGCAATAAAAAAATGTATAGAGGGTGAAAAGTGA
- the artJ_2 gene encoding Probable ABC transporter arginine-binding protein ArtJ precursor: MNRIKFLKKKLFFWLIPIFIILFTLAFTSIKIFILKKNVDNEITAKNNFNRTMIVVADIDYEPYSFINEKGEPAGHDIELISAIANKMKYNLDIRLMKWKDCIETAITGKADVILGLDYKPKEFSELFLSSAISSDPFVCFGRKQYKSVHELHGKKLAALENSGCRSEFLEPYELIKNTKEYETYTEVFQSVISGENDYGVARYSVGRRILAKQKIKSIYAVGPKMTNTSMCIGVSKKSSISITEINKSLREMMHSGVIEELSNKWLGHYIELIGIEDFALKYWYIIFIAACIILLYLSLSMLYFYRKKSEIILNKNENMKRVHEYQKFMIDATQGLYENIYEIDITHNCAGSEETKKYFKRLGLSEDTPYDEAMQEIAKQQVKKEFIQGYIDTFNSKIF, encoded by the coding sequence ATGAATAGGATAAAGTTTTTGAAAAAGAAACTATTTTTTTGGCTTATTCCAATCTTTATTATATTATTTACATTGGCTTTTACTTCAATAAAAATATTTATTTTAAAAAAGAATGTGGATAATGAAATAACGGCTAAAAATAATTTTAATAGGACAATGATAGTTGTTGCTGATATTGATTATGAGCCTTATTCCTTTATAAATGAAAAAGGAGAACCAGCTGGACATGATATAGAGCTGATAAGTGCTATTGCAAATAAAATGAAATATAATTTAGACATTAGATTAATGAAGTGGAAAGATTGTATTGAAACAGCAATAACTGGAAAAGCTGATGTGATTTTAGGATTGGACTATAAACCTAAAGAGTTCAGTGAATTATTTTTGTCAAGTGCCATATCAAGTGATCCTTTTGTTTGTTTTGGGAGAAAGCAGTATAAATCAGTACATGAACTTCATGGGAAAAAACTTGCAGCACTTGAAAATAGTGGATGTCGATCAGAATTTTTAGAACCATATGAGTTAATAAAAAATACAAAAGAATATGAAACTTATACAGAGGTTTTTCAGTCAGTTATATCAGGAGAAAACGATTATGGAGTTGCAAGGTACTCAGTAGGTAGACGTATATTGGCAAAACAAAAAATTAAATCTATATATGCAGTAGGACCAAAAATGACAAATACATCTATGTGTATTGGAGTTAGCAAAAAAAGTTCAATTTCAATTACTGAGATCAATAAAAGCTTAAGAGAAATGATGCATAGTGGAGTTATTGAAGAATTATCAAATAAATGGTTAGGGCATTATATAGAATTAATTGGGATTGAAGATTTTGCATTGAAATATTGGTATATAATTTTTATAGCAGCCTGTATAATATTACTTTATTTATCATTGTCTATGTTATATTTTTATAGAAAGAAATCTGAAATAATATTAAATAAAAATGAAAATATGAAGAGAGTTCATGAATATCAAAAATTCATGATAGATGCAACACAGGGCTTATATGAAAATATATACGAAATTGATATAACGCATAACTGTGCAGGTAGTGAGGAAACGAAAAAATACTTTAAACGACTTGGACTTTCAGAAGATACACCATATGATGAAGCTATGCAGGAAATTGCTAAACAACAAGTAAAAAAAGAATTTATTCAAGGGTATATAGATACTTTTAATTCTAAAATATTTTAA